From a single Glycine soja cultivar W05 chromosome 19, ASM419377v2, whole genome shotgun sequence genomic region:
- the LOC114400523 gene encoding pre-mRNA-splicing factor 18-like has protein sequence MDLLKQELLKKRQSLAQDTGGKKFFKRSEIQQKEIQKLRQQEKRELEAKSLKRLATSSDTAATAPSSSSTASSSASSTIASASASLTDEQNIDNLVLPKPEVIRRLRFLKQPVTLFGEDDDARLDRLKYVLKAGVFEVDSDMTEGQTNDFLRDIAELRKRQKTGILGERKRQKADDGAAQDREGGAGDDDLSDCGSSEGAEADKDLKRMKANFEELCDEDKILVFFKKLLNEWKQELREMPEAEKRTAKGKSMVATFKQCARYLNPLFKFCRKKVLPDDIRQALLLMVECCMKRDYLAAMDHYIKLAIGNAPWPIGVTMVGIHERSAREKIYTNSVAHIMNDETTRKYLQSVKRLMTFCQRRYPTLPSKAVEFNSLANGSDLHSLLAEERFSGGNQASEERLRIMPAPRDI, from the exons ATGGACCTTCTGAAGCAAGAGCTTCTCAAGAAGCGCCAATCCCTGGCGCAAGACACCGGCGGCAAGAAATTCTTCAAGCGCTCCGAGATCCAGCAGAAGGAAATCCAAAAACTCCGCCAGCAAGAGAAGCGCGAATTGGAAGCCAAGTCACTAAAGCGCCTCGCAACATCCTCCGACACCGCCGCCACCGCCCCGTCCTCTTCATCCACCGCCTCCTCCTCGGCCTCGTCCACTATCGCCTCCGCCTCCGCCTCCCTCACCGACGAGCAAAACATCGACAACCTCGTGCTCCCGAAACCCGAGGTCATCCGCCGCCTCCGCTTCCTGAAGCAGCCGGTCACGCTCTTCGGAGAAGACGATGACGCCAGGCTGGACCGCCTCAAGTACGTCCTCAAGGCCGGCGTCTTCGAGGTCGACAGCGACATGACGGAGGGGCAGACCAACGATTTCCTGCGAGATATTGCGGAGCTGAGGAAGCGCCAGAAGACCGGGATCCTCGGCGAGAGGAAGCGCCAGAAGGCCGACGACGGTGCCGCTCAGGACCGTGAGGGTGGAGCCGGAGATGATGACTTGAGCGACTGCGGCAGCTCCGAAGGTGCCGAAGCGGACAAGGACTTGAAGCGGATGAAGGCGAATTTCGAGGAGCTTTGCGATGAGGATAAGATTCTGGTGTTTTTCAAGAAGCTGTTGAATGAGTGGAAGCAGGAGTTGCGCGAGATGCCTGAGGCGGAGAAGCGCACGGCCAAGGGGAAGTCCATGGTTGCCACGTTTAAGCAGTGTGCGCGTTACTTGAATCCGCTGTTTAAGTTTTGCAGGAAGAAG GTTCTTCCGGATGACATTCGCCAGGCGCTATTGCTGATGGTTGAATGCTGTATGAAGAGAGATTATCTAGCTGCAATGGACCATTATATCAAGCTGGCCATTGGGAATGCACCCTGGCCTATTGGTGTCACTATGGTTGGTATTCACGAAAGATCTGCCCGTGAAAAGATCTACACCAACAGTGTTGCTCACATCATGAATGATGAGACCACTCGCAAGTACTTGCAATCTGTGAAGAGATTAATGACATTTTGCCAACGCCGTTATCCGACATTGCCTTCTAAAGCTGTTGAGTTCAATAGTTTGGCAAATGGCAGTGATTTGCATTCACTTCTAGCAGAAGAGAGATTTAGTGGGGGCAATCAGGCTTCTGAAGAGAGGCTTAGGATAATGCCTGCTCCAAGAGACATCTAG
- the LOC114400395 gene encoding F-box protein At4g02760-like encodes MDSHSPVLTSTTSLSSMSKRPCPSQNPRAENLGEVERRLEAFLSLSDVASLSLDLSFERLLQSVPSDADSDLIDRALKMASLLLDAAKHSSRKRASNHNSLSWPLPPDLTIKVFSMLDTQSLCYASAACSLFSKCAKDPMCYANLDLTTLVPKVNNAVVATMVQRAGKALRSLKLGVVPGATTSLGSCPPFACTIRNAIVEVSNFSWNDKRSRQGRESSILTRCCLSPLSGDGGAPGALLRKLHLYNIERMDNASLGAALSACPSLLDLEIVGLHVELRQTLMSVSANCHLIERLFFESSKTGRDDSLKAQTCFELVNNCPHLTSLSLRGFKLHDCKVRVLVKGFRKLKYVDFSTSYSITGNFLRNLGSCNGGNLLEVLILRDCMHLKEMEVAKLLTAILAGDFKLLVHLDISNREGLASEADWYHRCYNSSIMPIKQVLEARPDMCLVAEYPSAEGSYIETFDADMNSEISLPSQLSSHTSDGSIFMSTSESSYNSDQGSGNEDGQDANYVIYEESSDEIDFLSL; translated from the exons ATGGATTCCCATTCCCCTGTTCTCACCTCAACGACGTCGTTGTCGTCAATGTCGAAGCGTCCGTGTCCGTCCCAAAACCCTAGAGCGGAGAACCTGGGAGAGGTGGAGCGTCGGCTTGAGGCGTTTCTCTCCCTCTCGGACGTGGCTTCTCTCTCCCTTGATCTCTCCTTCGAGAGGCTCCTCCAATCGGTCCCCTCCGACGCCGACTCCGATCTCATCGATCGCGCCCTCAAAATGGCCTCTCTCCTCCTCGACGCCGCCAAACACTCCTCCCGCAAACGCGCTTCCAACCACAATTCCCTCTCCTGGCCCCTCCCTCCCGACCTCACCATCAAG GTGTTCTCGATGCTTGATACCCAGAGCCTGTGCTATGCTTCGGCTGCTTGTTCACTGTTTAGCAAATGTGCTAAAGATCCTATGTGCTATGCAAATCTTGATTTGACGACGCTGGTTCCGAAGGTTAACAATGCAGTTGTTGCCACGATGGTTCAGCGAGCTGGAAAGGCACTAAG GTCTCTTAAGCTTGGTGTTGTCCCTGGCGCTACTACTTCACTTGGATCTTGTCCACCATTTGCTTGTACCATCAGAAATGCTATTGTAGAAGTATCTAACTTTTCATGGAATGATAAGAGATCTCGACAAGGGAGAGAGTCATCCATTCTCACAAGATGCTGTTTAAGCCCTTTAAGTGGGGATGGCGGTGCCCCAGG ggCTCTTTTGAGAAAGTTGCACTTGTACAATATCGAGAGAATGGATAATGCATCCCTTGGTGCAGCATTGTCAGCATGCCCTTCTCTCCTTGATTTGGAAATTGTTGGGCT CCATGTTGAGCTGAGGCAAACATTAATGTCAGTTAGTGCAAACTGCCACTTGATAGAGCGTTTGTTTTTTGAGTCTTCTAAAACAG GTAGAGATGACAGCTTGAAAGCGCAAACCTGTTTTGAGCTGGTAAACAATTGTCCTCATCTAACTTCTTTATCCCTTAGAGGGTTTAAGCTACACGATTGCAAAGTTCGCGTCCTGGTTAAG GGATTTAGGAAACTGAAATATGTTGATTTTTCAACATCCTATTCAATCACTGGTAACTTCTTAAG AAACCTTGGAAGCTGCAATGGTGGGAACTTACTTGAGGTCTTAATTTTAAGGGATTGCATGCATCTCAAAGag ATGGAAGTCGCTAAGCTACTGACTGCAATTCTTGCAGGAGATTTCAAATTGCTTGTACATCTT GACATATCCAATAGGGAAGGCTTAGCATCTGAGGCTGACTGGTATCACAGGTGCTACAACTCTAG TATTATGCCTATAAAACAGGTTTTGGAAGCAAGACCTGATATGTGTCTGGTGGCTGAATATCCATCAGCAGAAGGAAG TTACATCGAGACATTCGATGCTGATATGAACAGCGAGATAAGTTTGCCATCACAATTGAGCAGCCACACGTCAGATGGATCAATTTTTATGAGTACATCTGAAAGCAGCTACAATAGTGATCAAGGAAGTGGCAATGAGGATGGTCAAGATGCCAACTATGTGATATATGAGGAAAGCTCAGATGAGATTGACTTTTTGTCCCTCTAG
- the LOC114399687 gene encoding uncharacterized protein LOC114399687 → MKEFPSCFGENGVQVVDSSYSSTTRGAQNAVTCVYQCKLGGRSCLITVSWTKNLMGQGLSVGIDELGNHCLCKVDIKPWLFSKRKGSKNLEVESNKIDILWDLSCAKFGSGPEPLEGFYLVVVFNQEMVLLLGDLTKEACKKIDSDYACAHSEAVFIAKREHIFGKKFYGAKAQFYDKGQVHDVRIECDTLGLNDPCLVIRIDRKTVMQVKQLKWKFRGNHTIVVDGISVEVFWDVHNWLFGNAMGNAVFMFQTCISTEKLWSSQSVSDPSVPTWAYSQQFRDSQLQGLGFSLILYAWKNE, encoded by the coding sequence ATGAAGGAGTTTCCTTCTTGTTTTGGAGAAAATGGTGTTCAGGTAGTAGATTCCTCCTATTCAAGCACCACAAGGGGAGCTCAAAATGCTGTTACTTGTGTATATCAGTGTAAGTTAGGAGGCCGTTCATGCTTGATCACTGTCTCTTGGACCAAAAATTTGATGGGACAAGGCTTGAGTGTGGGAATAGATGAGTTGGGCAATCATTGCCTCTGCAAGGTTGACATAAAGCCGTGGCTGTTCTCAAAAAGGAAAGGGTCAAAGAATTTGGAGGTTGAGTCTAATAAAATTGATATACTTTGGGACTTGAGCTGTGCTAAATTTGGCTCCGGGCCAGAACCGTTGGAGGGTTTTTACTTAGTTGTTGTGTTCAATCAAGAGATGGTCTTACTCCTAGGGGATCTGACAAAGGAGGCATGCAAGAAGATTGACAGTGACTATGCTTGTGCTCACTCTGAAGCCGTTTTTATTGCAAAGAGAGAGCACATTTTTGGCAAGAAGTTTTATGGTGCAAAGGCTCAGTTTTATGACAAAGGCCAGGTGCATGATGTGAGAATTGAGTGTGACACACTAGGGCTTAATGATCCATGTCTTGTGATTAGAATTGATAGGAAGACAGTGATGCAGGTGAAGCAACTCAAGTGGAAGTTTAGGGGCAATCACACCATCGTGGTGGATGGAATATCCGTGGAAGTGTTTTGGGATGTACATAATTGGCTCTTTGGAAATGCTATGGGAAATGCAGTTTTTATGTTCCAAACTTGCATTTCAACTGAGAAGCTGTGGTCAAGCCAATCTGTTTCTGATCCTTCTGTTCCCACATGGGCTTATTCTCAGCAGTTCAGGGATTCCCAGTTGCAAGGTCTTGGATTCTCTCTCATTTTGTATGCTTGGAAAAATGAGTAG